From the genome of Haladaptatus paucihalophilus DX253, one region includes:
- a CDS encoding putative phosphothreonine lyase domain-containing protein has translation MQSPLEITETEPYWLRSRNVSDSPKIGGDDYFSEHDVTRPEDVESDDLPPADSEAVRKIDREALERKKTIGKWQVTGSGDRIEQLWPELLADAEEGIIWAVKAMTAFGYEELPMYDEYILTVYTPNYFERHDVTRVREHLRDEHDVTHELYYKPDIYTAKRIDAGTADEFGLSAPARYVE, from the coding sequence ATGCAGTCTCCGCTTGAAATCACCGAGACAGAACCGTATTGGCTCCGTAGTCGTAATGTGAGTGACTCACCGAAAATTGGAGGTGATGACTATTTTTCCGAACACGATGTTACACGCCCTGAAGACGTTGAATCTGATGATCTGCCACCAGCAGACAGCGAGGCTGTTCGCAAGATTGATCGCGAAGCACTCGAGCGGAAGAAAACAATCGGCAAGTGGCAAGTCACAGGGTCAGGGGATCGTATCGAACAGCTATGGCCTGAACTCCTCGCTGACGCAGAAGAGGGCATCATTTGGGCAGTAAAGGCTATGACTGCATTCGGATACGAGGAACTGCCGATGTACGATGAGTACATTCTCACAGTCTACACACCCAACTATTTCGAGCGTCACGATGTCACCCGAGTCCGGGAACACCTCCGAGACGAACACGACGTTACGCACGAACTATACTACAAACCAGATATCTACACCGCAAAGAGAATCGATGCGGGAACAGCCGACGAATTTGGCCTCTCAGCCCCTGCTAGATACGTCGAATAG
- a CDS encoding nucleotidyltransferase domain-containing protein has translation MSCDEPILLKYPYQVRKWFVDIDFAVVFGSQLTSNSCPSSDLLLAVKFAESLSSHERFQKLCFLSGDLQREGTPFIDLSDIETLPLEVAHDAINGEFLCGDEDAFRHFKADTEALFEEQHEDIRRHQRDVIDRIAEDGLHV, from the coding sequence CTGTCATGCGATGAACCGATTCTACTTAAATATCCGTATCAGGTCAGAAAGTGGTTTGTAGATATCGACTTCGCAGTAGTGTTCGGTTCGCAGCTCACGAGCAACTCGTGTCCGTCGTCCGACCTCCTCCTCGCCGTCAAATTCGCAGAGAGTCTTTCCTCTCACGAGCGATTCCAAAAGCTCTGTTTCCTCTCGGGCGACCTCCAACGAGAAGGTACCCCATTCATCGATCTATCTGACATTGAAACACTACCACTCGAAGTAGCACACGACGCCATCAATGGCGAGTTTCTCTGTGGTGACGAGGACGCATTCCGTCACTTCAAGGCGGACACAGAAGCCCTATTCGAGGAGCAACACGAAGATATTCGTCGCCATCAGCGAGACGTGATCGACCGCATAGCCGAGGACGGACTCCACGTATAG
- a CDS encoding MATE family efflux transporter, with amino-acid sequence MSFFKGQEELDLTNGGIVKPLLFLSLPIVITNLMQTAYNLADTFWLGQYSTEALAAISFGFPMVFLLISLGMGLSVAGSVLVAQHTGAKETEQAEYAASQTVTFALIASALLGAIGYPVVRPFLAFLGASPEVLPGATAYMQVVALGLPFMFGFFVFISLMRGAGDTITPMIVMFGTVVLNVILDPFLINGWAIGPVAFPELGIQGAAIATVFSRGVAMFVGLVIMESGTRGIQIHLTDMKPDLQYLRKILQIGVPASIEGTGRALSINALLLIVGLFSTSVVAAFGIGTRVFSVIFLPAIAVARGVETMSGQNIGAGKYDRAEQANYVAAKGLFLVLGVVGVLIFLVPTPIVSVFTDDAAVLDVGAEFLRYVALSFGFIGIMRAFTGGFRGAGKTLVAAAISILTLAGIRLPIAYIASQGILPTNLWFFGQPDVRGIWLAFCVSNVAGALIAWLWFRRGTWREGDVRGTPETNQDGFEDDVDPATDAATDDD; translated from the coding sequence GTGAGCTTCTTCAAGGGACAGGAGGAACTAGACCTCACTAACGGCGGCATCGTTAAGCCGCTCTTGTTCCTCTCGCTCCCAATCGTCATCACGAACCTGATGCAGACCGCCTACAATCTGGCGGACACGTTTTGGCTGGGTCAGTACTCGACGGAGGCTCTGGCGGCAATCTCGTTTGGCTTCCCGATGGTGTTCCTGCTCATCTCGCTCGGGATGGGCCTCTCAGTCGCGGGAAGTGTTCTCGTCGCCCAACATACCGGAGCCAAAGAAACGGAACAGGCCGAATACGCGGCCTCACAGACCGTGACGTTCGCGTTGATCGCGTCGGCTCTCCTCGGCGCAATCGGCTATCCAGTCGTGCGACCGTTCCTCGCGTTCTTGGGAGCGTCGCCGGAGGTCCTCCCCGGCGCGACCGCGTATATGCAGGTGGTCGCTCTGGGTCTGCCGTTCATGTTCGGGTTCTTCGTCTTCATCTCGCTGATGCGCGGCGCGGGCGACACCATCACACCGATGATCGTCATGTTCGGGACGGTCGTGCTCAACGTGATTCTCGATCCGTTCCTCATCAACGGCTGGGCTATCGGCCCGGTCGCATTTCCCGAGCTCGGCATCCAGGGCGCCGCCATCGCGACGGTCTTCTCCCGTGGAGTGGCGATGTTCGTTGGACTCGTCATCATGGAGTCCGGAACGAGAGGCATCCAGATTCACCTCACGGACATGAAACCGGATCTCCAGTACCTACGCAAAATCCTCCAAATCGGTGTGCCCGCGAGCATCGAGGGAACTGGTCGTGCCCTGTCGATCAATGCGCTGTTACTCATCGTCGGTCTGTTCTCGACGTCTGTCGTTGCGGCCTTCGGTATCGGTACGCGCGTCTTTTCGGTCATCTTCCTGCCTGCGATTGCGGTTGCCCGTGGTGTCGAGACGATGTCGGGCCAAAACATCGGCGCCGGGAAGTACGACCGCGCAGAGCAGGCGAACTACGTCGCGGCCAAGGGGTTGTTCCTCGTCCTCGGGGTGGTTGGAGTTCTTATCTTCCTCGTGCCGACGCCCATCGTCAGCGTGTTCACCGACGACGCAGCCGTGCTGGACGTGGGCGCGGAATTCCTCCGCTACGTCGCGCTATCGTTCGGGTTCATCGGGATCATGCGGGCGTTCACAGGAGGCTTCCGTGGCGCCGGCAAAACGCTGGTCGCGGCTGCTATTTCCATCCTCACGCTGGCTGGAATTCGCCTTCCCATCGCGTACATCGCTTCACAGGGCATTCTCCCCACGAATCTGTGGTTCTTCGGGCAGCCTGATGTCCGAGGTATCTGGCTGGCGTTCTGTGTCTCGAACGTTGCGGGCGCACTCATCGCGTGGCTCTGGTTCCGCAGAGGCACGTGGCGTGAAGGGGACGTTCGCGGTACGCCCGAGACGAATCAGGATGGATTCGAAGACGATGTCGACCCAGCGACGGATGCAGCGACAGATGATGATTAG
- a CDS encoding TetR/AcrR family transcriptional regulator yields the protein MDTETTDEIITATGRALQKYGYANLTMQRIAEESSITTAAIHYHFDTKEDLLNAFLDDLIKRFEAQLACEARDPRERLASFLDAVYTPSETGDDDFPVGLMELKAQAPYHNRVRERFLELDDMMQSVVASIVRDGVDAEHFEEANPGEVARLVTTLSNGGHTRTVALGENPARTRQLVERVLELRLGWTPNSEVDA from the coding sequence ATGGATACAGAGACTACTGACGAGATTATAACGGCGACAGGCCGTGCACTCCAGAAGTACGGCTATGCAAACCTCACGATGCAACGAATCGCCGAAGAGTCATCGATAACGACCGCTGCTATCCACTATCACTTTGATACCAAAGAAGACCTCTTGAACGCGTTCCTCGACGATCTAATCAAACGATTCGAGGCGCAGTTGGCGTGTGAGGCTCGCGATCCGCGCGAGCGCCTCGCTTCGTTTCTCGATGCCGTGTACACACCGTCGGAAACGGGTGACGATGACTTCCCCGTCGGCCTCATGGAACTAAAAGCACAGGCTCCGTACCACAATCGCGTCCGGGAGCGATTCCTCGAACTCGACGATATGATGCAGTCTGTCGTCGCGTCGATAGTTCGAGATGGAGTCGATGCCGAGCACTTCGAGGAGGCTAATCCAGGGGAGGTCGCACGACTCGTCACCACGCTCTCCAACGGTGGTCACACACGGACGGTCGCGCTCGGTGAGAACCCTGCTAGAACTCGCCAACTCGTCGAACGGGTTCTCGAATTGCGACTCGGATGGACTCCGAACTCGGAAGTGGACGCATGA
- a CDS encoding O-acetylhomoserine aminocarboxypropyltransferase/cysteine synthase family protein, with protein sequence MSDDPTDSSFATDSLHAGQDPDPVTGARAPPLYQTTSYVFEDADDAATQFALEKPGYIYSRLMNPTLETLQDRLAALEGGVGGVVTASGMAALNLATFLLAEAGDNIVTASSLYGGTYTYFTHSIERRGVTAKFVDTLDYQAYDEAIDDNTAYVHLETIGNPALDTPDIQQIADIAHDHGVPLLVDNTFATPYLCRPLEHGADLVWNSTTKWLHGSGTTIGGVIVDGGSFPWSDYPEKYSEIAQDNPAYHGVNFAETFGDEAFTYAAIARGLRDLGNQQAPFDAWQTLQGLETLSLRMDRHCENAMAVAEYLQDHEDVAWVNYPGLSSHETHDTATEYLEGGYGGMITFGLADGYDAARKTVESTELASLLANVGDAKTLIIHPASTTHQQLTDAEKAASGVTDDLVRLSVGIEDPGQIIADLENAIDAAT encoded by the coding sequence ATGAGCGACGATCCTACTGATAGTTCATTCGCTACTGACTCACTACACGCCGGTCAAGATCCCGATCCTGTGACTGGGGCACGAGCGCCACCGCTCTATCAAACCACTTCATACGTCTTTGAAGATGCCGACGATGCAGCAACCCAGTTTGCGCTCGAGAAGCCCGGCTATATCTATTCTCGGTTGATGAACCCGACTCTTGAAACACTCCAAGACCGGCTTGCTGCTCTTGAAGGCGGTGTCGGGGGCGTTGTTACTGCGTCTGGGATGGCTGCGCTGAATCTCGCAACGTTCCTCTTGGCAGAAGCTGGCGACAATATCGTCACAGCCTCTTCATTATACGGAGGCACCTACACGTACTTCACCCATTCAATCGAACGCCGAGGTGTCACAGCCAAATTCGTTGACACACTCGACTATCAGGCATACGACGAAGCCATCGACGACAATACTGCCTACGTTCATCTTGAGACGATCGGGAATCCAGCCCTCGATACACCCGATATCCAGCAGATTGCCGACATCGCCCACGACCACGGCGTTCCCTTACTCGTCGATAATACCTTTGCGACACCCTACCTCTGTCGTCCACTCGAACATGGCGCGGATCTTGTCTGGAACTCGACCACAAAATGGCTTCACGGCTCCGGAACTACCATCGGTGGCGTGATTGTTGATGGTGGCTCGTTCCCTTGGAGCGATTACCCGGAGAAATATAGCGAGATTGCTCAAGATAATCCCGCCTATCACGGTGTCAACTTCGCGGAAACATTCGGCGACGAGGCGTTCACATACGCTGCGATTGCCCGCGGACTCCGCGATCTTGGAAACCAGCAAGCGCCCTTCGACGCTTGGCAAACCCTCCAGGGTCTCGAAACGCTTTCCCTTCGGATGGACCGTCACTGCGAGAACGCAATGGCAGTCGCCGAGTATCTCCAGGACCATGAGGATGTTGCGTGGGTGAACTACCCGGGTCTCTCTTCCCACGAAACCCACGATACGGCTACCGAATACCTCGAAGGTGGCTATGGCGGCATGATCACTTTCGGTCTTGCAGATGGATACGACGCTGCGCGAAAAACTGTTGAATCGACAGAGTTGGCGAGCTTGCTCGCTAATGTTGGTGATGCAAAGACACTCATCATTCACCCAGCTAGTACAACCCATCAACAGCTTACAGACGCTGAAAAAGCTGCTTCCGGCGTCACTGATGATCTTGTTCGCCTTTCTGTGGGTATCGAAGATCCAGGACAGATCATTGCTGATCTTGAGAACGCTATCGACGCCGCCACATAG
- a CDS encoding DUF7835 family putative zinc beta-ribbon protein, translating into MTSERHTSQTQIERCENCKCETTHTVSVEIRTESMKQENTEFSREPYRITTCQKCGETTSQRMNNA; encoded by the coding sequence ATGACGAGTGAACGTCACACATCACAGACGCAGATTGAACGATGCGAGAACTGCAAGTGTGAGACCACACATACGGTCTCGGTCGAGATTCGGACGGAAAGTATGAAACAAGAGAATACTGAATTCTCGCGTGAACCATATCGGATTACCACGTGCCAGAAGTGCGGTGAGACAACAAGCCAACGGATGAATAACGCGTAG
- a CDS encoding nucleoside phosphorylase, with amino-acid sequence MPVPNDSRKYDAPSILTPDGMLSDAQASGAPLVEDAPDGVLVCYQSHFFDRVLDVRETEPLHGESDLLEFELHRFTDLDADADVDTDAELAVLGHFGIGSPTTAILMELLQSAGTEAFLSVGWSGCLQPDVPQSHYLVVDEAIRDEGVSHHYLPHSERIDASDAMVAELEHAVEAAGGKFEVGATWTTDALFRETVPEIERYAEDGVLAVDMEAAATFAVGDYRGLDVGSLFLISDYLTTDDWDPVFGESPDVVDALPVAMEALAGVLGR; translated from the coding sequence ATGCCCGTTCCAAACGACTCGAGGAAGTACGACGCTCCCTCGATCCTGACCCCAGATGGGATGCTTTCCGACGCCCAGGCGTCCGGGGCACCGCTCGTTGAGGACGCGCCGGACGGTGTCCTCGTCTGCTACCAGTCTCACTTCTTCGACCGCGTGCTCGACGTTCGCGAGACCGAGCCGCTCCACGGGGAGAGCGACCTCCTCGAGTTCGAGCTCCATCGGTTCACCGACCTCGACGCGGACGCTGACGTCGATACAGACGCCGAACTGGCGGTCCTTGGGCACTTCGGCATCGGCAGTCCCACGACGGCAATATTGATGGAGTTGCTACAGTCAGCCGGGACGGAGGCGTTCCTCTCAGTCGGCTGGTCGGGCTGTCTCCAGCCGGACGTCCCGCAGTCGCACTACCTCGTCGTAGACGAAGCAATCCGAGACGAAGGCGTCTCGCATCATTATCTCCCCCACTCGGAGCGGATCGACGCCTCGGACGCGATGGTCGCTGAACTCGAACATGCGGTCGAGGCGGCAGGCGGGAAGTTTGAGGTCGGAGCGACTTGGACGACCGACGCGCTGTTCCGCGAGACCGTCCCTGAAATCGAGAGGTACGCCGAGGACGGCGTGCTCGCAGTCGACATGGAGGCGGCCGCGACGTTCGCTGTAGGCGACTACCGGGGGCTGGACGTCGGGTCCCTGTTTTTGATCAGCGACTACTTGACGACCGACGACTGGGACCCCGTGTTCGGGGAGAGTCCCGACGTCGTCGACGCGCTTCCGGTGGCGATGGAGGCACTCGCGGGAGTGCTGGGTCGGTAA
- a CDS encoding DUF502 domain-containing protein, with the protein MNKNVTHHNAKEIIRRSLISGAAIAIPLIVTVVVLGFVLNFISNTLNPVVFIVKSVPGVSPGTNELLVKLIMIGLLGGSLFMLGFVAEYRSGYGRVGVQFDHFMSSVPGIGSVYTSFNEMSELLLDSDSESFKEVKLVEYPTDGSYAVAFKTADTATTVKQAMDHAEMETLFLPMAPNPVMGGFVIHVRKDRVFDVEMTVEEGIRSIVTSGVVLGEKRTHALSSDRLQELCQNVSSDVTKPSPAMQQDETKRVAYYEASMSPENKETPTDLVEHAENTGDNFSTRTGYSAE; encoded by the coding sequence ATGAATAAGAACGTAACACACCACAACGCCAAGGAGATCATCCGCCGATCACTCATCAGTGGCGCGGCTATTGCGATTCCTCTCATCGTTACAGTTGTCGTCCTTGGATTTGTGCTCAATTTCATCTCGAACACTCTGAACCCGGTCGTGTTTATCGTGAAAAGCGTCCCCGGAGTCTCACCGGGGACAAATGAGTTGCTCGTGAAGCTCATCATGATCGGACTGCTCGGTGGGTCTCTCTTTATGTTGGGATTCGTCGCCGAATACCGCTCAGGATATGGTCGCGTTGGCGTGCAATTCGACCATTTCATGTCGTCGGTTCCAGGCATCGGCTCGGTATACACGAGCTTCAATGAGATGAGCGAACTGCTTCTTGATTCAGATTCAGAGAGCTTCAAAGAAGTCAAGCTCGTCGAATATCCGACGGATGGATCGTACGCCGTCGCATTCAAAACCGCGGACACGGCTACCACCGTCAAACAGGCGATGGATCACGCCGAGATGGAAACGTTGTTTTTACCGATGGCTCCAAATCCCGTCATGGGTGGATTCGTTATACATGTCCGAAAAGATCGCGTCTTTGATGTCGAGATGACCGTTGAAGAGGGAATCCGATCGATCGTCACTAGTGGCGTTGTACTCGGCGAAAAACGGACACACGCTCTCTCATCAGACCGACTGCAGGAACTTTGCCAGAATGTCTCATCGGATGTGACTAAACCGTCTCCAGCTATGCAGCAGGATGAAACCAAACGTGTCGCGTATTATGAAGCATCGATGTCTCCAGAAAACAAAGAGACACCGACTGATTTGGTCGAGCATGCCGAGAATACAGGGGACAACTTCTCAACACGGACCGGGTACTCGGCAGAATAA
- a CDS encoding DUF2061 domain-containing protein, translated as MFKGWVSRSALQARKRALVKTACYRLCMVVITIAVAWVVVGDIEAALNIGVVTNLLKTGTYYIYERMWDHVTWGVPSTK; from the coding sequence ATGTTCAAGGGATGGGTTTCCCGCTCTGCTCTTCAAGCGCGAAAACGGGCACTCGTAAAGACGGCTTGCTATCGTCTTTGTATGGTAGTGATCACCATCGCGGTCGCGTGGGTTGTCGTTGGGGACATCGAAGCTGCATTGAACATCGGAGTAGTCACGAATCTACTGAAAACGGGCACGTACTACATCTACGAACGGATGTGGGATCACGTTACGTGGGGTGTCCCATCGACCAAATAA
- a CDS encoding PIN domain nuclease, producing the protein MPNRCSEADIHTSIRSYAEVLILFYDHTEAEPENNVPQVIMILLELISLVPEIHEDAVLAVATYIDEYHMTPFDAFHAGLVATSGERVLSTEQDYDTVGLARVSLAPLEEDDCVVAPLG; encoded by the coding sequence ATTCCCAACAGATGCTCGGAAGCTGATATCCACACCTCGATTCGTTCATACGCCGAGGTTCTGATCCTCTTCTATGACCACACCGAGGCTGAGCCTGAGAACAATGTACCACAAGTTATCATGATTCTTCTTGAACTGATTTCTCTCGTTCCAGAAATTCACGAAGATGCGGTTCTCGCAGTTGCGACGTATATCGACGAGTATCATATGACGCCGTTCGATGCCTTCCACGCTGGTCTTGTCGCAACGAGTGGTGAACGTGTACTCTCAACCGAACAGGATTACGACACCGTTGGTCTTGCTCGGGTATCGCTTGCTCCGTTAGAAGAGGATGACTGTGTGGTGGCACCGCTTGGGTGA
- a CDS encoding MMPL family transporter — protein sequence MSLSDKLGDKIVKHSRLFIVALLVFSLILGSGASMVGQSSSLDSFQSDSSSAAKAQSYISENFSTGSNNTTSAQIIVRDNNTLSKESLKNQIKLQQKLRNNNTVNETLTEDSPTVGIANILATTVNQLDKAEELKSRGENLQERKENLTEWGKQLQTRSEQLNESKEELQQRGEQLKERGEELQARGEKLQQRSDELNRSKQDLQQRGEELKEEGQELKQRGQTLQQRSDELNESKAQLQAKGQELQAQAKQLNESKAQLRNQSEELKQRAQELNESRAELEQRQANLEVRAQELNQTQRELAARNESLQERRATIEEAHQNGTINDTEYEQRLDSLREEQAELKADQAQLANESAALQQDRQELEVDAQQLEQRAAELESDKAELEQQSEQLQESAGQLQAERAELEQRSAELQQEGKELQQAFSELQQDKKELQEKQAALEADSQQLKERGAQLKEDSQRLQEDSQELKEAQAELENDSEQLKEEGQQLQEQFENFKDAQKALKEDGQELKNDQQALQNGANFTLSEQLSILESHNQSEIDNATTTILAENSSFGGASAGGDGAFAFMPTSYKAGSTDANATMIVVTQQAEGETTSSQTSSDRIMNSQLAMQTIAHEQFKAEQSSVLVFGSGIISDETQRSMSDSILIVGPLAVIFVLGVLIFAYRDLLDIILGLFGISLVLVWTFGFMGWTGIDFNQIFIAVPVLLIGLSIDYAIHVFMRHREERDRTEGVKQSMKVTLSSLGIALILVTVTAVIGFLSNLVSDVPPIRQFGIVSSVGITAALIIFGILIPALKTELDSFLEARGWDREKRAFGTGGGRLGAVLAGGATAARKAPRIVLAIAVILTVLGGAGAAQVDTSFSQEDFLASNPSGVMTELPEPFAPGEYTVKSSLEYVNNNFLRQDSNAEILIRGDITQPSTLETVDKAENEAAEKDSTVVLSSGDPDIDSPLSVMRSVANENDSFKTTFENADTNGDGVPDRNLKSVYDKLYTVAPDQAKSVLYRTDDGQYKAIHMTVSVKGSASGGAVSEQMKAVAETIEQESTLNAVATGQPIIFKIVQDQLLNSVIESLLITLGATFIFLMITYYFLHGSATLGFITMLPVAFSVSWILGTMYLLGISFNVITGLITSLTVGLGIAYSIHLSERYIHELDEQPSVWVAMRKSVTGTGGALLGSAATTVGGFGVLVFAILPPLQQFGIITGLTIIYSFLASVFVLPSLLALWTRYLGPGGAMTAEPADKSTVDNVGATDD from the coding sequence ATGTCATTATCTGACAAACTCGGCGACAAGATAGTCAAGCACAGTCGTCTTTTTATCGTCGCTCTACTCGTCTTTTCGTTGATTCTCGGATCGGGTGCGTCGATGGTAGGACAATCGTCTTCCCTCGATTCGTTTCAAAGTGATAGCAGTTCAGCCGCAAAAGCACAGAGTTACATTAGCGAGAACTTTTCGACGGGATCGAACAACACCACGAGTGCTCAAATCATCGTCCGTGATAACAATACACTCTCTAAGGAATCACTCAAAAACCAAATCAAATTACAGCAAAAACTCCGGAATAATAACACCGTAAACGAAACCCTTACTGAAGACTCTCCAACGGTTGGGATAGCAAATATCCTCGCCACAACGGTTAATCAATTAGACAAAGCGGAAGAGCTCAAATCCCGTGGCGAAAACCTCCAGGAACGAAAGGAAAACCTCACCGAGTGGGGTAAACAGCTTCAGACCCGCTCGGAACAACTCAACGAGAGTAAAGAAGAACTCCAGCAACGGGGAGAGCAGCTGAAAGAGCGGGGCGAAGAGCTGCAAGCGCGAGGGGAAAAACTCCAACAGCGCTCAGACGAACTCAATCGGAGTAAACAGGACCTCCAACAGCGCGGTGAAGAGCTCAAAGAGGAGGGTCAGGAACTCAAACAACGCGGGCAAACACTCCAACAACGCTCTGACGAGCTGAACGAGAGCAAGGCGCAGCTTCAAGCGAAGGGCCAGGAGCTACAAGCGCAAGCCAAACAGTTGAACGAGAGCAAAGCACAGCTCCGGAATCAGAGCGAGGAACTCAAACAACGTGCTCAGGAGCTCAACGAGAGCCGAGCAGAGCTCGAACAACGCCAGGCGAACCTGGAAGTACGGGCTCAAGAACTCAATCAGACCCAACGGGAGCTTGCGGCTCGGAATGAGAGTTTGCAAGAGCGACGGGCCACCATCGAGGAGGCCCACCAGAATGGCACGATCAACGATACCGAGTACGAGCAGCGTCTCGATTCGCTTCGAGAAGAGCAGGCCGAATTGAAGGCCGACCAAGCTCAACTCGCGAACGAATCGGCTGCACTCCAGCAGGACCGCCAGGAGCTCGAAGTGGATGCCCAGCAACTCGAACAGCGAGCAGCCGAACTCGAGTCGGATAAGGCAGAACTCGAACAGCAATCCGAACAGCTCCAAGAAAGTGCAGGACAGTTGCAGGCCGAACGTGCTGAACTGGAACAGCGGTCGGCCGAACTACAGCAAGAAGGCAAGGAACTTCAGCAAGCATTTAGCGAACTCCAGCAGGACAAAAAGGAATTGCAGGAAAAACAGGCCGCGCTCGAAGCGGATTCACAGCAGCTCAAGGAGCGCGGTGCACAACTCAAGGAAGATTCACAACGACTTCAAGAGGACTCTCAAGAGCTGAAAGAAGCACAAGCGGAGTTGGAGAACGATTCCGAGCAGCTCAAAGAAGAAGGTCAACAGCTCCAAGAGCAGTTCGAGAATTTCAAAGACGCTCAGAAAGCACTCAAAGAGGACGGACAGGAACTCAAGAACGACCAGCAAGCACTCCAAAACGGGGCTAATTTCACGCTTTCCGAGCAGCTGTCGATCCTCGAATCACACAATCAGTCGGAGATCGATAATGCGACCACGACCATTCTGGCCGAGAACTCCAGTTTTGGTGGTGCAAGTGCCGGTGGTGACGGCGCGTTCGCGTTCATGCCAACCAGCTACAAAGCCGGGAGCACGGATGCAAACGCGACAATGATCGTCGTCACCCAACAGGCGGAGGGTGAAACCACCAGTAGTCAGACGTCGAGCGATCGGATCATGAATTCACAGCTCGCCATGCAGACGATCGCTCACGAGCAGTTCAAGGCAGAACAGTCGAGCGTCCTCGTCTTTGGAAGTGGCATTATCTCGGACGAGACTCAGCGTTCGATGAGCGATAGTATCCTTATCGTTGGGCCTCTTGCGGTCATCTTCGTTCTCGGCGTCTTGATATTTGCCTATCGAGATCTACTCGACATCATTCTGGGACTCTTCGGTATCAGCCTCGTTCTCGTGTGGACGTTCGGCTTCATGGGCTGGACTGGTATCGACTTCAACCAGATCTTCATCGCGGTCCCAGTGTTACTTATCGGTCTCTCGATCGACTACGCCATTCACGTCTTCATGCGCCATCGCGAGGAGCGAGATCGTACTGAAGGTGTCAAACAATCGATGAAGGTCACGTTATCGAGTCTCGGAATCGCGTTGATTCTCGTGACTGTAACCGCTGTGATCGGGTTCCTCTCGAATCTCGTCAGCGACGTGCCCCCGATTCGTCAGTTCGGTATCGTGAGTTCGGTTGGGATTACGGCGGCACTGATTATCTTCGGCATTCTTATTCCCGCTCTGAAGACTGAACTCGATTCGTTCTTGGAAGCCCGTGGTTGGGACCGGGAGAAACGGGCGTTCGGTACCGGAGGAGGACGGCTTGGCGCGGTGCTCGCTGGCGGGGCGACGGCAGCTCGCAAAGCACCACGCATCGTACTCGCCATCGCCGTGATTCTCACCGTCCTCGGTGGTGCTGGTGCAGCACAAGTCGACACGAGCTTCTCGCAGGAGGATTTCCTGGCGAGCAATCCGTCGGGCGTAATGACCGAATTGCCAGAACCCTTCGCCCCCGGAGAGTATACGGTGAAATCCTCGCTGGAATACGTGAACAACAATTTCCTGCGCCAGGATTCCAATGCGGAGATACTGATACGAGGAGATATCACCCAACCATCCACGCTCGAGACGGTTGACAAAGCAGAGAACGAGGCGGCCGAGAAGGATTCAACGGTCGTTCTCTCCAGTGGGGACCCCGACATCGATAGTCCGTTGTCCGTAATGCGGTCCGTCGCGAACGAGAACGATTCGTTCAAAACGACGTTCGAAAACGCGGACACGAATGGCGATGGTGTCCCGGATCGGAACCTAAAGTCGGTCTACGACAAACTGTATACTGTCGCCCCTGACCAAGCAAAAAGTGTGCTCTACCGTACCGATGACGGTCAGTATAAAGCAATTCACATGACGGTTTCGGTCAAGGGCAGTGCAAGCGGTGGTGCGGTTAGCGAGCAGATGAAAGCAGTTGCCGAGACGATTGAACAGGAAAGCACCCTCAATGCAGTCGCGACGGGTCAGCCGATTATCTTCAAGATCGTTCAAGACCAACTGCTCAACTCGGTCATCGAAAGTCTCCTCATTACGCTCGGAGCGACGTTCATCTTCCTGATGATCACGTACTACTTCCTGCACGGAAGTGCGACGCTTGGTTTCATCACGATGCTTCCTGTGGCGTTCAGCGTCTCCTGGATTCTTGGGACGATGTACCTCCTTGGAATCTCGTTCAACGTGATAACCGGATTGATTACCAGCCTGACCGTCGGACTGGGAATCGCCTACAGTATCCATCTCAGCGAGCGCTATATCCACGAACTCGACGAACAACCGTCGGTGTGGGTTGCAATGCGAAAGAGCGTCACCGGTACTGGTGGGGCACTTCTCGGCAGTGCCGCGACGACCGTGGGCGGGTTCGGTGTTCTCGTGTTCGCCATCCTGCCTCCCCTCCAGCAGTTTGGAATCATTACGGGTCTCACGATCATCTACTCGTTCCTTGCGAGTGTCTTCGTGCTACCCAGCCTACTCGCCCTGTGGACCCGGTACTTGGGACCAGGTGGTGCGATGACGGCCGAACCGGCAGACAAATCTACCGTGGATAATGTGGGAGCAACGGATGACTGA